Within Dictyostelium discoideum AX4 chromosome 4 chromosome, whole genome shotgun sequence, the genomic segment ttaattaatttaacttttttaatttcaaaatatattttaaaagattttttaatttttaaaacaaataataataataataataataataataataataataataataataataataatattataaataaaaataaaaataaaataaattaatgaaCAATACAATGTACattttataaacaataaaaaaaaaaaaagtttttattttattttatttttatttttttttttgattaaccAACGTTTTTTCGTgaaccataaaaaaaaaaaaaaaaaattttggctcgttttttttttttttttttttttttttttttgtttattattattattattattatttcttttatatttacattctaatatttatatatataatataaataattttttaaaaagaatgtttcgaatttgtaaaataattaaaaatccttattttaattatataccAAGAGAAGCAGTTCAAACTGTTAAATATTATGATAAAAAAGATGGTTTAAAAGTTTCATATAAAAGTAAAAGATCAAATTCAacaccaatttcaaaatcaattagaaaTGAAATTGGTGATATATCACAAGGTATTAAACAAAgagaaattattgaaaaatcgATATCAACTTTTAAAAGTGAAGATAAAATTGAGATTGGTGATATAACTCAAGATGGTATTGAGgaaagaaatttaatttttgagacatcatcatcatcatcattaaagcCATTATCAGAGTTAGAtattccaattaaaaaaagactAAAAACCAATTCATCAGaaccattttcaatattatcatataAAGCAGAGATTCTACATCCAAAACCATATACAGACCCAATTAAATTCATAAGAGatgattatattaataaGGAACTTAAAATGATAGATGTTGGCCTATACCCAATTCAAGAGATACCAGTGAATCAAGCGATTCAAGAAGAAAccgattcaattaaaaagttaACAAAAACCAATGGAATTGAATatggtattaaaaaatttcattcaactttaattgatgaatcaTCACCAGATGTAAATATACATGTATTTTCATATTTACTTTCAACCATTTTACAAaatagattattaaaattgggTAAAagtttctttaaatattatgtaaatgaatattataaacaatatttaCATTCACAACATTTCTTAACTCATTTACGTTTAATTCATGTTAACGATGTGAATTCAATTACAACTTTGAAtgaaatttatcaattccTATTGGAATCAAATTTAGTTGATTATAAAGTTACACTCATATTCACaacattttatttagaaattaataatgaacaattagcaattgaattatttaataatagttttaaaaaattagatttcAATGAAAAAGTGGTAAAAGAAGCAACAAAATTTGAAGAGAGGGATATAGGTTATTCATGGaactataatttaaatgatagaATAACTCATTTAAATATACCAATTGTTAAATATGATAAAAATTCTGAAGAAAGTTCAATGATGATAacttcaataaataaattatttttagcatcaaatagaaatttacaattttataaaatgttaAGTCAATTCTTTTTAGAGAATGGTATTATCACATCGACTACATTGGTTCAGTCGTTGATtggattttcaaatttagcAATTTCATCCAACCGTTTCGATATTTTAAATGAGGTTTATCAACCATATAAAGATAGATTATGCAAAACCACCTCACAAGTGATGGCCATGGTTTACTATTTCGCCGATAGTAGATCATTATTCCAATTAAAAGATTACATTTATTctcaattcatttttaataataaaattataacatGGAAATTTAGAGAGGATTTATTAAACTATTGGATAGTTTGTTATTTAGAAGTCGATGATTACGGCCAAGCATTAAGAGCATCCGATATTAAAGATCACATACAATCAACTATAATACCATCGAAAAACGATAACACTGTTGAAAGAGTAGATTATGATGGTGGTTTATATCAACCATTTATAGAATTTCATCAATACTATTCAGAGAGAATCATTGATAATTTCATTAgagattttaatataaatgcTTTAAACTTTTGGAAATTGAAAAGACATCATTTCATAAAAGCTAAAGGTGacatatttaaaaagaataatattaAACATCCTTCTTCAACTCATTCTAGAAATGTTCCAAAACCTTCACAATTTAAATACTCCCCATTAGGCATTAAACAATTCACTAGAAATACTGATAATTTAATGTACATcataaaagataaatataCATTATATAAAGATCCAACTTGTCatataaatagaaaatataaaattgaattatcaaaattattatcaatgatttataataatttaaattataatggtTTGAATAATTtcgatataaataaaaataataataatgataatgaattaataaatttaagtgaaaatgaaaaattagaaaattttaaagaattttttaaagaattaggAGAACAACCAAGTGAATTAATAGgtgaaaagaaattaacaagttcattttattatagaGTACCACATTCAACTAGATTTATAGCATTAATTCAACATTTTAGAACAATGTTTTTaacaactaaaaaaaatcaattaaattacgATCATGGTAAACTTgaagattattttaaattaattgcaCCATTCACtggtaaattaaaagaattattaacaGTTCCAAACGATTGGTATCTGTATTTATATTCAAATCCAACTGtacaatctttaaatttaatgacaGAATGTTTATCACCTTCAGTTTATAAATCTGCTGATTTCTATAACCTTTGGTTACATAAAATttcagaattaaaaaaaccaaattatattgaattaactttaaaattaattaaattcatgcttgataattcaataccaatttataaaaaaccattaatactttttacatcttttttatttaactcAAATCAACcaatagaatttttaaataataataataataataataataataataataataataataataataataataataataatataattgaaaattcaaattatttagaacaatcaccaattttaaaattattaaatgatattgaaaGTTTAAATTGTTGGTTAGAatatgatattttaaaaattttgaaattaaaacttaCAATTTTcccaaataatgattttttaaataataaaaattgtttagataaagatttattaattaaagctTATAAGGAAGCTTCAAAACTCGTTGTAAAAACACCAGaattaatagaattaaaagTTCAATTGATTAGTAGAATTTATCCAATACCACCAATTTCCAATTTTCAATATTGGTTAGACGTTGGTAAAAATTTAGAAGGTGAATTAAAGGATATTTGGGTTCTTTCAGTTTGTCAAAACTTATCACGTCAAGGTCAATTTGATCAATTAACTAAATTTTTAGATTCCAATAAACAGTATATCGCCTCTCTACCAATTCCATTGATAAGTGATCTCTTTAAACCTTTACCACCAATTAAACAAGCCACCTATTTGTCAAATCATATTAAAATGTTTACTTTTTATAAACCAATCTTTGTAGATTATGTaaaacatttgaaaataaaactattaactTCTGTTGAAgatggtggttgtggtgttACTCCCTCAGATTATTTACAACATTTCtcaaatttagatttaataatttcaaaagaacGTACTGTCccaataaatgaaaatatagaTTTCGATGGATTTATATCTGTATTCtctaaaatttatttaaataaataaaaatttaaatatttaaatattaattataataaaataaataaataaataaataaataaataaataaataaataaaaactagtttttatacatttaattattaaattttttttttttttttttttttaatacctcTTCCACATGTccaactatttttttttattaatttaatcaataaaaattaaaaaagtttatgttttttttatttattaaataataattattaattattaaaaagttttaatttataatttttaaaaagataacAATTATGTGTTTATCTTTtagttaatttaattgaaaattctttTGGATTTATTGAAACACCAAAtacttcattatcatcaattatttgattatttattgaacttaattcaaaatttaaaagtataTTACTACAAACTGAATATATTGAAGATTTTGCAATTGCCATACCAACACAATTTCTTGGTCCTAATGAAAATGGATTTGATACTTTTTctaaatcatcaaaaaattctaaattacTTGATTCACTactatcaattgaatttttattatttacttgttgttgttgttgttgttgtttttgttgttgttgatttttataatttatccaTCTTTCTGGTTTAAATTGATCAGGTTCAGAAACTAATAAATTGCCCATtccaaatatatttaaaagtaTTTGAGTACCTTTTGGTATGAACATACCATTACTTAAATAAGtatcatcaattgaaattcttGGTAAACCAAGTGGTCCAGGTGAACGAATACGGAAAacttctttaataattgaaataaagTATGGACAATTTTCAATATGATTTGATGTTACAAATTTACAATCTTTACCAACCACACTTATTAATTCTTGATATGCTTTCTTTTGAACATCtggattattaattaaataaaggcAAAACCATTCTTGAGTTGCTTTTTGTGTATCTGAACCTGCCAATAGGAAATCCATTCCGACCAATATTACTGTCTCTTTTTCTCTACCTTGACTTGCAATTATTAGTTGATCCAATAAATCTTTTGGTTCATTATAATCCAAATCTAATAAATGTTGATCATAAATCTCTTccatgaaataataaatatcaaaaatatattttttatattgtttatttgaaaaataaaaaaatggtgaTAAAAACCAAAGGAAATCATCAACTTTaccaacttttttaaatgcTTCATTAAATGGAATTGTTAATCTTTCCATTGTGCCTTTATTAATACTTTCATTCTTTCCAATTTCTTTACTAAATAACATACTTagtattatatttaatgaatATTTTGTTAAATATTTTCTTGGATGAaactaaaaatgaaaaaatatatattaatatattaatatattaatatgttaatatgttaataataataataaaaataataattatttaccaattcatttttatttgaaaattcattcattgactctattaaattttcagtttgtttttcaattaaattattaaaagttttaatttttgtttttgttaatGCTGATGATACTAATTTTCTAGTTTTTTGCCATTGATCATAATCTGCAAATGCTAaacctttaaaatttgtaattacTCTAATACTTTTTGGCTGTGGTCTATTTgcaaagtttttaaattgtttaatagTTACATCTTTAAATGCACTTACATCAGTGATAACAACTGTTTTTGAATCACCAATATGAAGTGAATAAACTCCACCATAAACTTTTGCTAATTCTGTTAATGATCTATGTGGATTTAAACTTAATTTATGTAAATGTCCAATAATTGGTAATGCCCATGGTGATGGTGGGTCATTAAAACTTATTCTACGATTCTTtcttataaaatcaaatactatccaaaataaaataaaatataaaattaaattaattaaattcatatttatttatttatttatttttaataaaaaaagtttaataataaatttaatcaaaaaaaaaaaaaaaaaaaaaaaaaggtaaaattgatggtttgaaaaaaaaaaaaaaataaaaaaataacaaaaaaaataaaaaaaaaaaatgttgtaAATTgggattttatttttttaaatattgatatttgGGTTTAATGTTTTTATCAATACTATCTCACCTTTTTTTCTCTATCCtgcaaaattattaaaccaaaataaatttttttttttttttttttttttttttttttttttttttttatatattttaaaatgatttaattttattcatttttaatttaaatttagtatAGATAAATAGAGCACTCAAAAATACAAAatcatataaaatataaaaaaaaatgaaagtaATCATTccattttgaaatttttttttttttttttaattaaaaaaaagtttatttttagaattttattattttatcactctttatttgtttttttttttaaaaaaatagatttaaaaagaaaaatctaaaaaaaaaaattttgatttgattgaatttacaaatttagaaaagaataattttatttttatttttatttttaaatttaaaattatttttaccatttttcAGTATGTGGTCTAATATCAATTTCATGAGTCCAAGCAGATTTATCTTGAGAATAAAGAGAGAAATAAGTTGAAGCTATAGCGTCAGGATCAATCCAATTTTCCTTTGGTCTTGAAGAATAATCTCTATTGATATCAACATAACCATCAATGATGACATGAGAAACATGGACACCCTTTGGATAAGATTCACGAGCTAATGATTGAGCAAAACCACGTAATGCAAATTTACTTGAAGCAAATAAACCAAACGAAGCGCCACCTCTTAATGAAGCAGTTGCACCAGTGAAAATGATTGTACCATTTTGTTGTCCATACATTTCACTTAAAACTTGTTGACTTGTTAAGAATGCACCCAAACAACTTGCTTTCCAAGCATTTTGAAAATCATTTACATCGGTTTTCTCGACTGAAACTGCCTTGAATGATGCTGATGCATTATAGATTAATACATCGATTGGTCTACCATTGATTTTTGATCTAATCTCTTTGAATCCCTTTTCAACTGATTCTGCATTAGTTGCATCCATTTCAACTGCAAATGATCCTGTATCaccaaactttttttgaaTAGTTTGAACAAATGGTTctaatttctctttatttCTACTAACCAATGCAACTGAAAATCCTTCTTTTGCAAATTTCTCTGCAACTCCAAATCCAATACCTTTACCAACTCCAATAACACaacaaacttttttaattgacatatttttttttttttttttttttaaaaaatttatttaatggtaataatatttatttatgaatgaaattattttatttttatttttatttttactttttttttttttttacaacagTGTGTGTtcaatgtaaaaaaaaaaaaaaaaaaaaaaaaaaaaaaaaaaaaaaaaaaaaaaaaataataaataaaaatttaaaaaaattaaatcaaatgtttttgggacaaaaaaaaaagaataacaaaaatagattatgtcattttttttttttttagattaaaaaaaatatctagcaaattaaattaaaataaaaaaaagaaccaTTTTATctaatttgaaatttatgGGTTTTTATGGAAgcttttcaaaaaaaaaaaaaaaaaataaaaaataaaaaaaataaaaaaaaaaaaattaaaataatagtaaaaaaaaataaataattttatcataaaaaaaaatagtgtaattttattattgaatttaaaaaataaaataaaataaaataaaacaaaataaattaatatttttgaataataaaaacttaaaaaattctaatttatctttgaaattttttgtatcttcaaaaaaaaaaaaaaaaaaaaaaaaaaaattgtaattaattacattcattttatagtgaaaaaaaaaaaaaaatatatatatatatatcatAAATAcgacaaataaaataaatcaaaaataaaaacaaaacaattaaaaaataataaaaaataataaaaaaaataataaagtacGAAATATGCTGtgtctaattttttttttttttttttttttattgtgtaAAAGCTATGTAAAAATTTTACACAAATTTCAGTTGgcgaatttttttttttttcaattttttttttttttgtcgtTTTTTGAAACTCAACCAAGCTTtggttaaatttttttttttttctttttttcttcctTTAGTAACATATCGTCAAAATGTCAGCTGTTGCCCCACAAAAAAACGTAGTTCAAACCCACGGTAAAAAAAGGTGGGTCATCATATTATATTCTTAAATACATTTGTATAACAAGGATTATGATGTTAGGGGCTTAGGCAAAGATATTGATTATGTAGTGAatggatttaaaaatatttttatcaataataaaaataaaattaatattttagattatagagcttttaaaaattttgtatTGGTCCATTACAATCAATAATTTGCTCTttctattaattatttatttcttattttttgaaaaacaaaatatttaaactTTTCATGGACGACTGAATTAAGTCCTACATGATAGTTtgttcatttaaatattataaatttttttttttttttttaaaaaaaaaaaaaaattttaaaacttctACCACTACTATAATATCATTACTTTGAATCCTAAGCTACCTTACATCATGATCCTgagttattttttaatttttctatttttttctgaatatttttaattaacttttacatttttatattttaaattaataattcaacagaACCGCCGTCGCTGTTGCTTATGCTACCAACGGTAAAGGTTTAATCAAAGTTAATGGTGTCCCATTAGAATTCATCCAACCAAAGaacttaaaattaaaagtttacgAACCAGTCTTAATTGTTGGTAAAGATGTTTTCTCACAAGTTGATATCCGTGTTAGAGTCAGAGGTGGTGGTTCAGTCGCTCAAATCTACGCCATCAG encodes:
- the CYP519B1 gene encoding cytochrome P450 family protein; its protein translation is MNLINLILYFILFWIVFDFIRKNRRISFNDPPSPWALPIIGHLHKLSLNPHRSLTELAKVYGGVYSLHIGDSKTVVITDVSAFKDVTIKQFKNFANRPQPKSIRVITNFKGLAFADYDQWQKTRKLVSSALTKTKIKTFNNLIEKQTENLIESMNEFSNKNELFHPRKYLTKYSLNIILSMLFSKEIGKNESINKGTMERLTIPFNEAFKKVGKVDDFLWFLSPFFYFSNKQYKKYIFDIYYFMEEIYDQHLLDLDYNEPKDLLDQLIIASQGREKETVILVGMDFLLAGSDTQKATQEWFCLYLINNPDVQKKAYQELISVVGKDCKFVTSNHIENCPYFISIIKEVFRIRSPGPLGLPRISIDDTYLSNGMFIPKGTQILLNIFGMGNLLVSEPDQFKPERWINYKNQQQQKQQQQQQQVNNKNSIDSSESSNLEFFDDLEKVSNPFSLGPRNCVGMAIAKSSIYSVCSNILLNFELSSINNQIIDDNEVFGVSINPKEFSIKLTKR
- a CDS encoding hypothetical protein (Probable short chain dehydrogenase), with the protein product MSIKKVCCVIGVGKGIGFGVAEKFAKEGFSVALVSRNKEKLEPFVQTIQKKFGDTGSFAVEMDATNAESVEKGFKEIRSKINGRPIDVLIYNASASFKAVSVEKTDVNDFQNAWKASCLGAFLTSQQVLSEMYGQQNGTIIFTGATASLRGGASFGLFASSKFALRGFAQSLARESYPKGVHVSHVIIDGYVDINRDYSSRPKENWIDPDAIASTYFSLYSQDKSAWTHEIDIRPHTEKW
- the rps16 gene encoding 40S ribosomal protein S16, whose amino-acid sequence is MSAVAPQKNVVQTHGKKRTAVAVAYATNGKGLIKVNGVPLEFIQPKNLKLKVYEPVLIVGKDVFSQVDIRVRVRGGGSVAQIYAIRQAIAKSIVAYHQKYVDEESKNEIKKKILDYDRSLLVADPRRCEPKKFGGRGARARFQKSYR